The following proteins are co-located in the Podarcis raffonei isolate rPodRaf1 chromosome 5, rPodRaf1.pri, whole genome shotgun sequence genome:
- the DYNLT2B gene encoding dynein light chain Tctex-type protein 2B, producing MEESPAQTPSSPREATPRRSPRPHSGSVPARTYSLRPAFQHKFRPSTVKDCIHEVLKEELASVQYNPEEIPQLTKSLSETILEKLKEKGFHRYKMVVQVVIGEQRGEGVNMAARCFWDSDTDNHAQDIFMNDTLFCVVVAFGCFFY from the exons ATGGAGGAGTCTCCGGCGCAGACCCCGTCGTCTCCGCGGGAGGCGACTCCGCGGCGCAGTCCCAGGCCCCACAGCGGCTCGGTTCCGGCCCGCACCTACAGCCTGCGGCCCGCCTTCCAGCACAA ATTCCGCCCTTCTACGGTGAAAGATTGCATCCATGAGGTGTTAAAAGAGGAGCTGGCCAGTGTACAGTACAACCCTGAAGAGATCCCACAGCTCACCAAATCCTTATCAGAGACAATCCTGGAAAAGCTAAAAG AGAAAGGTTTTCACCGGTATAAAATGGTGGTGCAAGTGGTGATCGGAGAACAGAGAGGCGAAGGAGTTAA CATGGCTGCACggtgcttctgggattcagaCACAGACAACCACGCCCAGGATATTTTCATGAAT GACACCCTCTTCTGTGTGGTGGTTGCCTTTGGCTGTTTCTTCTACTGA